Proteins co-encoded in one Streptomyces sp. NBC_01283 genomic window:
- a CDS encoding methyltransferase domain-containing protein codes for MQPAQEFGDNPVEVRETGHYTEEYVPSFVEKWDSLIDWEKRAESEGNFFIDLLRKWGVRSVLDVATGTGFHSVALLSAGFETVSADGSAEMLARAFENGTQQGGHILRVVQADWRWLNRDVHGEYDAIVCLGNSFTHLFSERDRRKALAEFYAMLKHDGILVLDQRNYDAILDDGYTSKHRYYYCGEDVIVEPEYVDEGLCRMRYSFPDNSIYHLNMFPLRKNYTRRLMSEVGFQHIETYGDFQHTYRGEQPDFFVHVAEKEYRMENETPYKGAVGTARSYYNSPDADTFYATVWGGEDIHIGLYESPVEPIATASRRTVERMASKLELTRDSVVLDLGSGFGGSARYLAQTYGCRVLALNLSEVENQRHKERNSARGLTDRIEVVDGSFEDIPYPDDQVDVVWSQDAFLHSGNRVQVLEEIARVLRPGGHLIFTDPMAAADGACTDVLQPILDRIHLDDMGSPGFYTRELARLGFTAVDGGFEEHREQLVNHYTRVLEETERQEAEGLARKISHDYLAQMKKGLGHWINGGSEAHLTWGIFHFRLGGNG; via the coding sequence CGAAACCGGGCACTACACGGAGGAGTACGTCCCCAGCTTCGTCGAAAAATGGGACTCCCTCATAGACTGGGAGAAACGAGCGGAAAGCGAAGGCAATTTCTTCATCGACCTCCTGCGAAAATGGGGGGTGCGGAGCGTACTCGATGTCGCGACAGGCACGGGCTTTCATTCCGTAGCCCTGCTTTCCGCCGGATTCGAGACCGTCAGCGCGGACGGCAGCGCGGAGATGCTGGCGCGGGCCTTCGAGAATGGTACGCAGCAGGGAGGACACATCCTGCGGGTTGTGCAAGCGGACTGGCGATGGCTCAACAGAGACGTCCACGGCGAGTACGACGCCATCGTCTGCCTCGGAAACTCCTTCACGCATCTCTTCTCGGAGCGTGACCGGCGCAAGGCTCTGGCCGAGTTCTACGCGATGCTCAAGCACGACGGAATTCTCGTACTGGACCAGCGCAATTACGACGCGATCCTGGACGATGGGTACACCAGCAAGCACCGGTACTACTACTGCGGCGAAGACGTCATCGTAGAGCCGGAGTATGTCGATGAGGGCCTGTGCCGTATGCGGTACAGCTTCCCCGACAACTCGATCTACCACCTCAACATGTTCCCGCTGCGGAAGAACTACACCCGGCGCCTCATGTCCGAGGTGGGCTTCCAGCACATCGAGACCTACGGCGACTTCCAGCACACCTATCGGGGTGAGCAGCCGGACTTCTTCGTGCACGTCGCGGAGAAGGAGTACCGGATGGAGAACGAGACACCGTACAAAGGCGCGGTCGGCACCGCCCGCAGCTACTACAACTCACCCGACGCCGACACCTTCTATGCCACGGTGTGGGGCGGCGAGGACATTCATATCGGCCTCTACGAGAGCCCCGTGGAGCCCATCGCGACCGCCAGCCGGCGGACCGTCGAGCGGATGGCGTCGAAGCTGGAGTTGACCCGGGATTCGGTGGTGCTCGATCTCGGTTCCGGGTTCGGCGGTTCCGCGCGGTACCTGGCGCAGACGTACGGCTGCCGGGTCCTTGCCCTCAACCTCAGCGAGGTGGAGAACCAGCGCCACAAGGAGCGCAACTCGGCCCGCGGACTCACCGACAGGATCGAGGTCGTCGACGGGTCCTTCGAGGACATCCCCTACCCGGACGACCAGGTCGACGTCGTCTGGTCCCAGGACGCCTTCCTGCACAGCGGCAACCGGGTCCAGGTCCTCGAAGAGATCGCGCGGGTACTGCGGCCCGGCGGCCACCTCATCTTCACCGACCCCATGGCGGCCGCGGACGGCGCCTGCACCGACGTGCTGCAGCCGATCCTCGACCGAATCCACCTGGACGACATGGGCTCGCCCGGCTTCTACACGCGCGAGCTCGCCCGGCTCGGGTTCACCGCCGTCGACGGTGGTTTCGAAGAGCACCGCGAACAACTGGTGAACCATTACACGCGTGTCCTCGAGGAGACCGAACGCCAAGAAGCCGAAGGGCTGGCCAGGAAGATCAGCCACGACTACCTCGCCCAGATGAAGAAGGGACTCGGCCACTGGATCAACGGTGGCAGCGAGGCTCACCTCACTTGGGGAATCTTCCATTTCAGGCTCGGCGGCAACGGCTGA